The Amblyomma americanum isolate KBUSLIRL-KWMA chromosome 6, ASM5285725v1, whole genome shotgun sequence genome has a window encoding:
- the LOC144136370 gene encoding acetylcholinesterase-like encodes MRLPVGLLVFLSILGVSVQEKSELIVPTTTGRLRGILVSTTTGPVRAFLGVPYAEPPVGVARFKKPQPKRPWGGIFNAASFPPMCPQLPIHFNNYFKVMKTDPTSEDCLFLNVFTPISYDERLKPVVVYIHGGFFSHGGISMKVHDASELSARGDLVSVTIAYRLGAFGFLNMGTEDAPGNMGLHDQVLALRWIKNNIRAFGGDPDRITLAGQSAGSFSVGVHLISPKSKGLFRRAIMQSGSPFTSTLMNRKADATYGAGELVTALGCPQAMMRGSSPEATVKCLRSKDTASILNATAGFTIDGLDGFFPVIGDDLLPIKPAQALRNKRLNARELLAGISEAEGDGLIHFVARRFYNGNDAADVSKKSMIFVARGMMITLLGIDSKQAIECYFAGSKVQDGTDAVQAAADLIGDNQLGCPTVGFAKRFASPDTTVFMYKFAHQPSKISWPKWVRSTHTDEIPFALGSIFKLEPDMSIDDVRAAENFMDIISSFSHTGVPRVSDRTPWPKFDQQQRYMSIEKKGNFPSKQILRSTCDMWERVRPYE; translated from the exons ATGCGGCTGCCAGTGGGGTTGCTCGTTTTCCTCTCTATTCTGGGAGTCAGCGTCCAAGAGAAATCGGAACTAATTGTCCCTACGACCACCGGACGGCTGCGGGGAATCCTTGTCTCTACAACCACGGGCCCTGTTCGCGCCTTCCTGGGGGTGCCTTATGCGGAACCACCTGTGGGTGTAGCCCGTTTCAAGAAACCACAACCAAAAAGACCATGGGGAGGAATTTTCAACGCAGCGTCATTTCCGCCCATGTGTCCACAGTTGCCTATACATTTTAACAACTACTTCAAGGTTATGAAGACTGACCCCACATCTGAAGACTGCCTTTTCCTCAACGTTTTCACCCCCATATCGTACGACGAGCGCCTAAAGCCGGTTGTCGTCTACATTCACGGAGGCTTCTTCTCCCACGGCGGCATCTCTATGAAGGTCCATGACGCTTCAGAACTGTCGGCGAGAGGAGACCTTGTATCTGTTACCATCGCATACAGACTCGGTGCCTTCGGATTTCTCAACATGGGCACTGAAGACGCGCCGGGAAACATGGGTCTCCACGACCAAGTCTTGGCACTGCGCTGGATAAAAAACAACATCCGGGCTTTCGGCGGGGATCCCGACCGGATAACTCTGGCTGGCCAGAGCGCTGGCTCTTTCTCTGTTGGTGTTCACCTAATATCTCCGAAAAGCAAGGGGCTCTTCCGCCGCGCCATCATGCAGAGTGGAAGCCCcttcacaagcaccctcatgaaTAGGAAGGCGGACGCTACTTACGGTGCGGGGGAGCTGGTAACGGCTCTGGGCTGCCCCCAAGCGATGATGCGAGGAAGTAGCCCCGAGGCAACTGTCAAATGTCTCCGCTCTAAAGATACCGCGTCCATACTGAACGCGACGGCTGGCTTCACAATAGACGGTTTGGACGGCTTCTTCCCAGTTATAGGAGATGACCTGCTGCCCATTAAGCCTGCACAGGCCTTGAGAAACAAAAGGCTGAACGCCCGCGAGCTTTTGGCCGGTATATCTGAAGCCGAAGGAGACGGTCTCATCCACTTTGTGGCAAGGAGATTCTACAATGGAAATGACGCCGCTGACGTCAGCAAGAAGTCGATGATTTTTGTTGCGAGGGGCATGATGATCACACTGCTGGGAATCGATTCTAAGCAAGCCATCGAATGTTACTTCGCTGGCTCCAAAGTTCAAGACGGCACGGATGCTGTCCAGGCTGCTGCTGACCTTATTGGTGATAACCAGCTTGGCTGCCCAACGGTGGGCTTCGCCAAAAGGTTTGCCAGTCCGGACACGACAGTCTTCATGTACAAGTTTGCACACCAACCATCCAAGATAAGCTGGCCAAAGTGGGTGCGCTCCACACACACAGACGAAATCCCATTCGCCTTAGGGTCTATATTCAAGCTGGAGCCGGACATGTCGATCGACGATGTCAGGGCAGCAGAAAACTTCATGGACATCATTTCTTCGTTCAGCCACACTGG GGTTCCGCGTGTCAGCGACAGGACACCGTGGCCGAAGTTCGACCAGCAGCAGCGGTACATGAGCATCGAGAAGAAGGGCAACTTTCCGAGCAAGCAAATTCTCCGGTCAACTTGCGATATGTGGGAAAGAGTGCGTCCTTACGAATAA